The Humulus lupulus chromosome 4, drHumLupu1.1, whole genome shotgun sequence genome has a window encoding:
- the LOC133832731 gene encoding uncharacterized protein At2g29880-like, producing the protein MPACDIQAKPQIESRMKTLKTHFQVVHEMLTGPFCSGFGWDNDRKAITAKKSVWEAYLQSHKEAAPFKIKSFPWYDDLCMVFGKDRATGKNAETAADVVEELQTEEENTTLGEDDFNYANNVD; encoded by the exons ATGCCTGCATGTGATATACAAGCTAAGCCACAAATTGAGTCTAGAATGAAGACTTTGAAGACTCATTTTCAAGTGGTTCATGAAATGTTGACTGGACCATTTTGTAGTGGATTTGGGTGGGACAATGACAGAAAAGCTATTACTGCAAAAAAGTCAGTGTGGGAAGCATATTTGCAA AGTCACAAAGAAGCAGCCCCCTTCAAGATCAAGTCATTCCCTTGGTATGATGACTTATGTATGGTTTTTGGCAAGGATCGTGCAACTGGAAAAAATGCGGAGACTGCAGCAGATGTTGTTGAAGAACTTCAAACTGAAGAAGAAAACACTACTCTTGGAGAAGATGATTTCAACTATGCTAACAATGTGGATTAA